A region of Panicum virgatum strain AP13 chromosome 8N, P.virgatum_v5, whole genome shotgun sequence DNA encodes the following proteins:
- the LOC120686646 gene encoding uncharacterized protein LOC120686646, producing the protein MAEDTSTPAVWYKLIFSLNHFCRSWTVLSGGAHKRKVNSILGLLCREHFPGLVHYQGRYEPAWTWDHYIAANNDQLDWSGRAFENKAERVKGELWDFYRCDEGYEERAAIVAHNRCVKLVKDMHYEAQVQCVINYCAHFLKQKIGKS; encoded by the exons ATGGCCGAGGATACCTCTACGCCGGCTGTCTG GtacaaactaatattttctctTAATCACTTTTGCAGGAGTTGGACTGTCCTCAGTGGCGGTGCTCACAAACGCAAGGTCAATAGCATCCTGGGTCTTTTGTGCAGGGAGCACTTCCCAGGCCTGGTCCACTATCAAGGACGGTACGAGCCGGCCTggacgtgggaccactacatcgccGCCAACAACGATCAGTTGGATTGGAGCGGCAGAGCCTTTGAGAACAAGGCGGAACGGGTAAAGGGCGAGCTCTGG GATTTTTACAGGTGTGATGAGGGATACGAGGAGCGGGCGGCGATTGTGGCTCACAATCGATGCGTTAAACTCGTGAAGGACATGCATTATGAGGCGCAAGTCCAGTGCGTCATCAACTATTGTGCACATTTCCTAAAGCAGAAGATCGGGAAGTCCTAG